Within Acidobacteriota bacterium, the genomic segment CACGCCCCAGCCTGATAACCAAAGGTGTTTGCGTGTCATCGGTGGTGCTCCTTCAGTAGGCGGATGCCTCCCCGGACGTGCGAAGCAGGCAGGATTTGCCACAAACGAACGGGGCGGCGCATTTGATCTTCCTACGAGCGCGCAGTGGCGCCCGCGCTAACGGCTCTGTTTGAGAATGACAACTGAAAACGGCAAAAGCTGAACCGGCTGTATTACTATCTGTTTTTTTTGGTTATTACTCGATGCCCTAAAAAAGCGCGCGCATTGTAGCGCAAGCCCGGCAAAACCGGTATAGCTGAACGCGGTTAATTGGCAGCCGGTGCAGAGAAAATCCACCTGCCTTCAACACACGAAAATTGTAGCGAGCAATGGTATTGAATTAAGCCCTACAAACTGCCGTTCAGAGTTCACGCTTCAGCGTGTTGACAAAGTTTAGACACGCTGAAGCGTGAACTCTGAACTTTAATTCAATGCCATTGCCAGTTGGAGTGCGGCGACGAGACCCCGCACTCCAACTGGCATCGGAAGCTGATGCGCGGCGGCCATTCCCTGTAACGATTTCCTTGCATTCCCACTTTCGGATGTGACGTGTAATTTTATTGTTGGTGCAAGGAATGGGGCGGCTTTGGCGGCTTAACGCCAAACGCCGCAGGTCGCGGCCTGAAACGAGCAGGCCCAGAAACGAAGCGCGTCCAACCGGCTTTTTCTCACCCGCGTAAACATATATTCGCCCTGCCCGAACCGCCGCAGGTTGTCCCCTAAGCCATTGTTTCAACCGGTGAGAATTGGCCTGACGTTCACTTGACCTACCTTGCTTGTGCCTACTTCCCAGCGCCGCTGCCGCGCCAGCTTACTCTGCTGTTGGCCTCCTTGGTTGACACACTTGACGCGGGCTGGCGCGAGTCATAAGGAGCTTTAGCAATGCGATCATCCATCATTTTGCTCGAACAGCATTTTAACTATCCCTGGAATTCGACCCGCCGCCGCGCGCATATTGTCATCAGCATCCTGGCGACACTGCTGGCGCTCGCGATGTGGGCAGTTGCTCCCTTTCAAGCCTCGCTGGCAGCGCCGGTCAGCCCAAATCCGGAAGTCGCCGCGACCCTGGCCGCCTTGCAGGAAAATGCCGCCGTGTTTGCACTGGTGCCAAGCGGCAACGATCTCTATGTCGGCGGTTCGTTCACGACGATTGGCGGCCTGAACGCACGGGGCGTGGCGCGCTATAACCTGCAATCGGGCGTCTGGACGGCGCTCGGCGCTGACAATGTCGCGGCGGGCAATGGCGTCAACGGGTTGATCTCGACCATCCTGGTGGTCGGCAACGATGTTTATGTGGGCGGCAGCTTTACCAAGGCTTACAACAATTCATCCTCCGCGTTTATCAGCGCCAATTGCATCGCCAAATGGAACACGGTGAGCAAGACCTGGTCGGCCCTGGGGGCGGACGCCGGCCCTGGCGGCAACGGTTTTGATGGTGACGTAGTGGCGCTGGTCGCGCTCAACGGGTCGGTGTATCTGGGCGGCACCTTTCATAACGCGCATAACGCCAATGGCAATGACGTGGCGGTCAATGGCATCGCGCGTTGGAACAACGGCTGGTTTGCGCTGGGCAAAGGCACCAGCACCGCCAGCAATGCCGGGGTGGTGAATGACCTGGCCGTGATCGGCAATGATTTGTATGTCGGCGGTTCATTCAGCGGCGTGACCAACACCGACAACAGCAAATTGACGGTGGATTGCATCGCGCGCTGGAACACGCTAAGCAGCGCCTGGGCCGTGCTGGGCGCGGGCAATGGCAGCGGCAACAACGGCGTCAGCGGCGATGTCTTCACACTGACGACCAACGGCACGGAGTTGTATGTCGGCGGCGGTTTCTCTTCGGTCAACAACAGCACGGCCAACAAAGTCCCGGCCAATCACCTGGCGCGCTGGAACGGCACAAGCTGGGGCGTGGTGGGCAGCGCCGCGACCGCCAACAGCAACGGCGTGAATGGCAATGTGACGGAGCTTTCTATCAGCAACGGCGTGCTGTATGTCGGCGGCAGTTTTGACAGCACCATCAACAACGGTACGACCAGCAGCGCCAATTGCATTGCGCGCTGGACGGGTTCGGCCTGGGAACGTTTCGGCACGGGCACGGGCACGACCGGCAATGGTGTGGATCAGGACGTGTGGGTCATCGCGCCCATCGGCAACATGATTTATGTCGGTGGGGAATTCACTTCGGCCTATAACAGCAGCGGCAATACGGTGAACGTGACCAAGCTGGCGCGTTGGAATGGCAGTAGTTGGTCAGGCTTGAGCGCGGCGGCGGTCAAAGCCCTGGCGACCGTCTCTGCCGCCAGTTTCAGCGCGGGCGAATTGACCGCCGAAGGCATCGTCGCGGCCTACGGCACAGGGTTGGCCACCACGACGCTGGCGGCGACGACTACGCCGCTGCCGACGACGTTGGCAGGCACCAGCGTCGCCGTGCGCGATAGCGCCGGAGTGACACGTTCGGCTCCGCTCTTTTTCGTCTCGGGCGGACAGATCAACTTCATGATTCCGACGGGCACGGCGGCGGGCGTCGCCAATATCACGGTCACGTCGGGCGACGCTTCGTTGTCGGGCGGCGATGTGACGGTTGCCAACGTCGCGCCAGGCCTGTTCACGATGAATACCAACGGCCAGGGCGTGGTGGCGGCGGTCGCCTTGCGCACCAAGTCGAACGGCGTGCAAACGTATGAGACGGTCGCTGATTTCAATACCAGCACGCAGCGTTGGGTGACCAAACCGATTGATCTAGGCCCAGCCACCGATGTGGTTTATCTGATCGCCTATGGTTCCGGCTTCCGCAATCGGTCGGCGCTGGCCAACGTCAGCACGACCATCGGCGGCACGGCGATGCTCACTGATTTCGCGGGCAAGCAAGGCGGATTGGTGGGCGTAGACCAACTCAACGTCAAACTCGACCGCAGCTTGATCGGGCGCGGCGAACTGGATTTGGTCTTGCGCGTAGACAACAAACCGGCCAACACGGTGAAGGTCAACATCAAATAAGCGCGGTTAAAATTGAAGGTATGAAAGCCAGCCGGGCATCGCTTGGCTGGCTTTTATTGTGCTGGGACGGCACCGCGCGCGTCAGCAAGCGGCGCAGCAAGCATTGTGCTGGGACAGTACCGCGCGCGTCAGCAAGCGGCGCAGCAAGCATTGTGCTGGGACGGTACCGCGCGCGTCAGCAAGCGGCGCAGCAAGCATTGTGCTGGGACGGTACCGCGCGCGTCAGCAAGCGGCGCAGCAAGCATCACCCAGCGGCACAAATGCATCGTCTCCGCTGGCTGACGCGCGCGGTACCGTCCCAGGCCAGCTTTTTACGCCAAAGTGCAAACCGCTCGAATAGCCGGACGTGTGCGCTTGTTTTATACTGCGCGCGATGAAACCGCTATCCACTGACACCCCGCCTGAAATCGAAAAGCTGCTTATCGAGGGCTATCGCCAAATGCCTGAGTGGCGCAAGCTGCATTGCATTGCTGAACTCAATGCCGGTTTGCGAATGATGCAAATGGCGGAAATTCGCCGCCGCCATCCGCAGGCGGATGAACGCGAACTCAAGTTGCGGTTGGCGGCGCGTTGGATCGAGCCGGAGTTGATGCGCCGGGCCTTCGGTTGGGACCCTGAGCGTGAGGGCTATTGATGTTGCCGGACGTGTTACAACTCATTTGCCGCGTGACACAGGTCTTTGAGGCGTTGGGGATCGCCTATTACATCGGCGGGTCGGTGGCGAGCGGGCAATATGGGCTGCCGCGTTCGACGCGCGATGTGGATTTCATTGCCGACCTGCGCGAGAAACAAGTGGCGGCCTTTGTGGTGGCGCTGGAAAATGATTTTTATGTGGACAGCAATGCCGTGCTGCGTGCGGTGCGCGGGCTGGGCAATTTCGACCTCATTCATTTTGAAACGGTTTACAAGGTGGACATCTTTGTCGCGGGCCGCGATGAATGGGCGCAAGCGAAGCTGTCGCGCCGGCAGGCGAAGCGCTTGGCCGCCGAACCGGATGCGCCGCTGGCTTTTGTTTCGAGCGCCGAAGACACAGTGTTGCAAAAGCTGCGTTGGTTTCAAAAAGGCGGCGGCGTTTCAGAACGCCAGTGGGATGACGTACTGGGCGTGTTGAAAGTGCAAGCCGGGGCGTTGGATTACCCCTACCTGCAACGCTGGGCGGCGGAACTGGGCATAGCGGAGTTGTTACAGAACGCAATGGTGGATGCCGGGTTGACGCCTGACACTGCTGCGGAAACACACTGAAACACGATGATGCAAGCAAACAAACTTTCTCTGCTTCTTTGCACGCTGCTGCTGAGTCTCAGCGTCTATTCACAACAGGCCGGGCCGCCGCGCGGCTATACGATCCCGCTGCTTGATCTGGCGGCAGAAACACAGCGGCAGGTCATCGTGGATCGCGAGCCGGGCCAATACCTGGGCCATCCGACGACTGTGCTGCTCGAAGACAAACGCACGATCCTCGCCGTTTACCCCAAAGGCCACGGCAAAGGCGCGATTCAACTCAAACGCAGCCGCGATGGTGGTCTGACGTGGTCGGAGCGCCTGCCGACGCCCAGGAGTTGGGAGACTTCACTCGAAACGCCGACGATTCATCGCGTGGTGGATCGCCAAGGCAAGAAACGCCTGCTTGTCTTTTCGGGCTTATACCCGATTCGGATGTCAGTGTCAGAAGACGATGGCGCGACGTGGAGCGAGTTGAAAGCCATCGGCGATTTTGGCGGCATTGTGGCGATGGGCAGCGTCGAACGCTTGCGCAATGGCGATTATGTGGCGCTCTTTCACGATGACGGGCGCTTCTTTACCAAAGATGGCAAGCGGTCGCCGGTGATGACGCTCTATCAGACCTTTTCCAAAGACGGCGGCTTGACTTGGTCGGCGCCGCAG encodes:
- a CDS encoding exo-alpha-sialidase, whose product is MMQANKLSLLLCTLLLSLSVYSQQAGPPRGYTIPLLDLAAETQRQVIVDREPGQYLGHPTTVLLEDKRTILAVYPKGHGKGAIQLKRSRDGGLTWSERLPTPRSWETSLETPTIHRVVDRQGKKRLLVFSGLYPIRMSVSEDDGATWSELKAIGDFGGIVAMGSVERLRNGDYVALFHDDGRFFTKDGKRSPVMTLYQTFSKDGGLTWSAPQEIYKNDQIHLCEPGLIRSPNGRQWAMLLRENRRLRNSYVMFSDDDCHTWSAPRELPGALTGDRHTGKYAPDGRLFISFRDTTHESPTKGDWVAWVGRYEDIVQGREGQYRVRLMQNHKNASGWNADCAYPGVEVLPGGVFVTTTYGHWIEGRLPYVVSVRLTLAELDRKAK